One window of Bacteroidota bacterium genomic DNA carries:
- the argH gene encoding argininosuccinate lyase: MKLWQKEKKLNSIAEHFTIGKDREFDLQLATFDVIGSLAHSEMLCSCQLISEKEKEELHRELKNILATIRSEKFTIDEKCEDIHSQIEFLLTEKLGDTGKKIHTARSRNDQSLLDIKLFCRNKIMHLAEKIEKLFSLLQTLSEKNKNILLPGYTHLQLAMPSSFGLWFGAFAESLCDDLELLLAAYKITDKNPLGSAAGFGSSFPIDRDLTTSLLGFSEMNINSVYAQMTRGKTEKTISIAIASVASTLSKLAMDCTLYMSSGFGFISFPDELTTGSSIMPHKKNPDVWELIRGKCNRLQSVPNEFSLLLNNLPSGYHRELQLTKEILFPAFEEINSCIDAARLMLENIKVKTDIPADEKYDLLFTVDAVNELVKKNIPFREAYRQVAIAVETGNFIPDRTLPYTHAGSIGDPGNERIRKIFIGKMADFKFEKAISAMRKLAD, encoded by the coding sequence ATGAAACTCTGGCAAAAAGAAAAAAAACTAAATTCCATCGCTGAACATTTCACGATCGGTAAAGACCGTGAGTTCGATCTGCAACTCGCCACATTCGATGTGATCGGTTCCCTCGCTCATTCGGAAATGCTGTGCTCGTGCCAACTTATTTCCGAAAAAGAAAAAGAAGAACTTCATCGCGAACTGAAAAACATTCTTGCAACAATCCGTTCCGAAAAGTTTACCATTGATGAAAAATGTGAAGACATTCATTCGCAGATCGAATTCCTGCTTACGGAAAAACTCGGTGACACCGGAAAAAAAATTCACACGGCACGTTCGCGCAACGATCAGTCGCTGCTCGATATAAAATTATTCTGCCGGAATAAGATCATGCATCTTGCTGAAAAAATTGAAAAACTTTTTTCATTGTTGCAAACACTTTCTGAAAAAAATAAAAATATTCTGCTGCCCGGCTATACGCATCTGCAACTTGCCATGCCTTCTTCTTTCGGATTGTGGTTCGGCGCGTTTGCAGAAAGTCTTTGCGATGATCTTGAATTGCTGCTTGCTGCTTACAAGATCACCGATAAAAATCCGCTCGGTTCTGCAGCAGGATTCGGTTCTTCTTTCCCGATTGACCGTGATCTCACTACATCACTTCTCGGTTTTAGTGAAATGAATATAAATTCTGTTTACGCGCAGATGACGCGGGGCAAAACAGAAAAAACAATTTCCATTGCCATTGCATCCGTTGCATCCACACTTTCGAAACTCGCTATGGACTGCACACTTTATATGAGCAGCGGATTCGGATTCATTTCATTTCCCGACGAACTCACAACGGGAAGCAGCATTATGCCGCACAAAAAAAACCCTGATGTGTGGGAACTCATTCGCGGAAAATGTAATCGCCTGCAATCGGTGCCGAATGAATTTTCTTTGCTGCTGAATAATCTTCCTTCGGGCTATCACCGTGAATTGCAATTGACGAAAGAAATATTATTCCCCGCGTTCGAAGAAATTAATTCCTGCATTGATGCGGCGCGGCTGATGCTTGAAAATATAAAAGTGAAAACGGATATTCCCGCTGATGAAAAATATGATCTGCTTTTTACAGTGGACGCCGTGAACGAACTGGTGAAAAAAAATATTCCATTCCGCGAAGCGTACCGCCAGGTAGCGATTGCTGTAGAAACAGGAAATTTCATTCCCGACCGCACACTCCCGTACACGCACGCAGGAAGCATTGGCGATCCCGGCAACGAACGCATCCGGAAAATTTTCATTGGTAAAATGGCGGATTTTAAATTTGAAAAAGCGATTTCTGCAATGAGAAAACTGGCAGATTGA
- a CDS encoding M20 family metallo-hydrolase produces MMKELKHTAVELLSELIAIPSFSKEEHGTASLLENFFAKKNIPVQRMKNNIIVRNKFFDEKKPTLLLNSHHDTVRPSASWTKDPFTPMISDGKIYGLGSNDAGGALVSLIATFLHFYSENIPFNLILAATAEEEISGANGIESILPLLGEINLALVGEPTQMKLAIAEKGLLVIDCLAKGKTGHAARNEGENAIYKAMKDLEWFKTFSFPEISPLLGKIHMNVTMINSGTQHNVIPGECSFTVDIRLTETYSAEDILKIIRKNISSEVKPRSLRLRASSIEKNHPFVINALKNSFETFGSPTLSDMALMPFPSVKIGPGDSARSHTADEFIFIEEIEAGIEKYIQLLESYSILKFNNEHSHIRTHS; encoded by the coding sequence ATGATGAAAGAATTAAAACATACAGCAGTCGAATTGCTCAGCGAACTGATCGCTATTCCGTCTTTTTCAAAAGAAGAGCATGGCACGGCATCGCTGCTGGAAAATTTCTTCGCGAAGAAAAATATTCCTGTTCAGCGCATGAAGAACAACATTATCGTACGGAATAAATTTTTCGATGAAAAAAAACCGACGCTGCTTCTGAATTCTCATCATGACACTGTTCGCCCTTCCGCTTCGTGGACGAAAGATCCTTTCACGCCAATGATTTCAGATGGAAAAATTTACGGGCTCGGAAGTAATGATGCGGGAGGAGCGCTCGTTTCACTGATCGCAACATTCCTGCATTTCTATTCCGAAAATATTCCTTTCAATCTTATTCTCGCCGCAACTGCCGAGGAAGAAATATCGGGAGCGAATGGAATAGAAAGTATTCTTCCTTTACTCGGTGAAATTAATCTTGCCCTTGTCGGTGAACCCACGCAGATGAAACTGGCCATTGCAGAAAAGGGATTGCTCGTTATCGACTGCCTTGCAAAAGGAAAAACGGGGCACGCCGCACGTAACGAAGGAGAGAACGCGATCTACAAAGCAATGAAAGATCTGGAATGGTTTAAAACTTTTTCCTTCCCGGAAATTTCGCCCTTGCTCGGAAAAATTCACATGAATGTAACGATGATCAATTCCGGAACGCAGCACAATGTAATTCCCGGCGAATGTAGTTTCACCGTTGACATCCGCCTGACAGAAACTTATTCTGCCGAAGATATCCTGAAGATCATCCGGAAAAATATTTCTTCTGAAGTTAAACCTCGTTCGCTCCGCCTGCGCGCCTCTTCCATTGAGAAAAATCATCCTTTCGTGATCAACGCCCTGAAAAATAGTTTTGAAACCTTCGGTTCCCCAACTCTTTCCGACATGGCGCTGATGCCGTTCCCGTCGGTAAAAATTGGCCCCGGTGATTCCGCGCGCTCCCATACGGCCGATGAATTTATTTTCATTGAAGAAATTGAAGCCGGAATTGAAAAATATATTCAGCTCCTGGAATCCTATTCCATCCTCAAGTTCAATAATGAACATTCGCATATTCGCACACATTCGTAA
- the argB gene encoding acetylglutamate kinase, translating to MNSSTQSDLITIVKLGGAIIDNESQLSVFLESFCRIGGKKILVHGGGKLASALCKKLGIETKMMNGRRITDAETLDVATMIYGGSVNKNIVAQLQKNNCNAIGMCGADGNIIRAEKRNPVPVDYGFVGDPVDDGINVTMLEQLLTLGLVPVISPLTHDGKGMLLNTNADTIAACVAGALARTHDVQLVYCFEKNGVLTDLSNENSVIRELKKEELKNFVEQQIIHNGMLPKIDACFRAKEKGVQRVVIGNASQLEKIAAGNNCCTLLT from the coding sequence ATGAATTCATCCACGCAATCTGATCTTATCACCATTGTAAAACTCGGCGGAGCGATCATTGACAATGAATCGCAGCTTTCCGTTTTCCTTGAATCGTTCTGCCGCATCGGCGGGAAAAAAATACTTGTGCACGGCGGAGGAAAACTTGCTTCGGCCCTTTGCAAAAAACTCGGTATAGAAACTAAAATGATGAATGGCCGGCGTATCACCGATGCTGAAACGCTCGATGTGGCAACGATGATCTACGGCGGAAGTGTCAATAAAAATATCGTGGCGCAGTTGCAGAAAAATAATTGCAATGCGATCGGTATGTGTGGCGCCGATGGAAATATTATTCGCGCAGAAAAAAGAAATCCTGTTCCCGTTGATTATGGATTCGTGGGCGATCCGGTTGATGACGGAATCAATGTTACGATGCTGGAACAACTGCTCACACTTGGACTCGTACCTGTAATTTCTCCATTGACGCACGACGGAAAAGGAATGTTGCTCAACACGAACGCGGACACGATCGCGGCATGCGTTGCGGGTGCGCTCGCACGTACACATGACGTGCAGTTGGTTTATTGTTTTGAAAAAAACGGCGTGCTGACCGATCTCTCCAATGAGAATTCGGTGATCCGGGAATTGAAAAAAGAAGAGTTGAAAAATTTTGTGGAGCAACAGATCATTCACAATGGAATGCTGCCGAAGATCGACGCTTGTTTTCGCGCGAAAGAAAAAGGCGTTCAACGTGTGGTGATTGGTAATGCTTCACAACTTGAAAAGATTGCTGCAGGAAATAATTGTTGTACCCTTTTAACATGA